A window of Gadus chalcogrammus isolate NIFS_2021 chromosome 16, NIFS_Gcha_1.0, whole genome shotgun sequence contains these coding sequences:
- the LOC130406586 gene encoding G2/M phase-specific E3 ubiquitin-protein ligase-like — MDTPEPLLASRLESTFMTSYLSEQGSNQRRKEARTLIYWRDWLIEVEDGDPSLTLGAVLAFATGLKRIPAVGFPIGPRLEFLHEEDGPALFPTANTCSLVLRLPVYPEYNRFKEAMEEGITSCGSTFGVA, encoded by the exons ATGGACACACCTGAGCCGCTGCTGGCCTCCCGGTTGGAGTCCACATTCATGACATCCTACCTGTCTGAGCAGGGCTCCAatcagaggaggaaggaggccaggacccttatatattggagggactggctgatcgaggtggagg ATGGAGATCCGAGTCTCACCCTGGGGGCGGTTTTGGCATTTGCCACGGGCCTCAAAAGGATTCCTGCTGTGGGTTTTCCCATCGGACCCCGGCTTGAATTCCTCCATGAGGAAGATGGACCGGCCCTTTTCCCCACGGCCAATACCTGTTCCCTGGTCCTCAGGCTACCGGTGTATCCGGAGTACAATCGATTTAaggaggccatggaggaagGAATAACCTCCTGTGGGAGTACCTTTGGCGTGGCCTAA
- the LOC130406579 gene encoding uncharacterized protein LOC130406579 codes for MAEDVVGKTVKQLKKERTAAKSTFTRQANFLSKEADSMVEAELREEFAELSYCRKIVLEANDDYKTGLLAESQEPEEEDAVLEEKEELDVERTANEAEARFGEVRRIVQTNLWSRYGQYAITTAITEGEKACGRAEKLPVESTHLDAYEMHLTLLEKRINEAARVMSTWERWIPKAEREELDGRVKDLKALNGNLELRKAEFVTTRRMSEDALAAGASGPEAVRAHPPPAKPIVRIKPTTLPIFSGCKREYHRWKKDWESLQRQGEQSGSAEVKKIQLLDSVDDKIGKDIRLSTYNTAEDMFRVMDNRYGNKSTIAIEILEELERIPPARGSQPRRVIDLIQAVEKSLADLTELENSGAIKNPLVIKSIESKLPDFVKRDWLAFMVNSSNNVTTDNHFDMLLKFLKNQEEILERLDQLRFVEKMEKPEREKKYERKYASTRTTKKGGLEDVCVVCGDGRHSDKIFFCRKFKGLKLQEKNAVVKKLGACRKCLGCHEDDGYCRDTFLCRNKDCKKGESSDHHYFICPNGEYKSGNEERSGKDGRGKSKLTAEQEGFLAELSSVQEERCRMAFTNKATEGGMKNHQSQLLKKSGLCELPVIMMLMEVTANAGQKIGALVDLASDTNYITHKAAHRLRLRSEEVTLVVHGVGGMTIKVNTETYLLRVRVKTPKGAEKAHELICYGLDEIAKVHKVVKPEKLQKFFPEVKLEELRRPEKIDLLISHREGRLAPQRVKVVGDLVLWESPLGITVGGAHPDLFEELEVTAHESRTHFAHSMRTAAVKYEEIVGSPSTEAARMQRKDCAKETVTAAANHEFLEWWRWDSL; via the coding sequence ATGGCGGAAGATGTCGTGGGGAAGACGGTGAAGCAGCTCAAGAAGGAGAGAACCGCTGCGAAAAGCACCTTCACCAGACAGGCCAACTTCCTCAGCAAAGAGGCAGACAGCATGGTGGAAGCAGAGCTGAGGGAGGAGTTCGCCGAGCTCTCATACTGCCGGAAAATCGTTCTTGAAGCGAATGATGATTACAAGACAGGGCTTTTGGCCGAGTCTCAAGAGCCAGAAGAGGAAGACGCGGTTCtcgaagagaaggaggagctagACGTTGAGAGAACCGCTAACGAGGCAGAAGCAAGGTTTGGAGAGGTGAGAAGAATTGTCCAAACAAACCTGTGGTCCAGATATGGCCAATACGCTATCACAACTGCAATCACTGAAGGAGAGAAGGCCTGCGGTCGGGCGGAGAAGTTACCTGTGGAGAGTACTCACCTGGATGCATATGAGATGCACCTGACTCTACTGGAGAAAAGGATCAATGAGGCTGCCAGAGTTATGTCAACCTGGGAGCGGTGGATCCCAAAGGCTGAAAGAGAGGAGCTAGATGGCAGGGTCAAGGACCTGAAAGCTTTAAACGGCAACCTTGAACTGAGGAAGGCTGAGTTTGTCACTACACGGAGGATGTCGGAGGATGCGCTGGCTGCAGGAGCCTCAGGACCTGAAGCAGTGAGAGCACATCCCCCGCCAGCAAAACCAATTGTCAGAATAAAACCAACCACACTGCCCATCTTTTCAGGCTGCAAAAGAGAATACCACAGATGGAAGAAAGACTGGGAGAGCCTTCAAAGACAGGGAGAGCAGTCTGGCTCAGCCGAAGTCAAGAAAATTCAACTCCTGGACAGTGTGGATGACAAGATTGGGAAGGATATCCGGCTGTCAACCTACAACACTGCAGAGGATATGTTCAGAGTCATGGACAACCGGTATGGAAATAAATCAACCATTGCCATAGAAATCCTGGAGGAGTTGGAGCGAATACCCCCTGCAAGGGGAAGCCAGCCAAGGAGAGTCATCGACCTGATCCAAGCAGTGGAAAAATCCCTAGCAGACCTCACAGAGCTGGAAAACTCTGGCGCAATCAAGAACCCTCTCGTCATTAAATCCATTGAGAGCAAGTTACCCGACTTTGTGAAGAGAGACTGGCTAGCCTTTATGGTGAATTCTAGCAATAATGTCACCACAGACAACCACTTTGACATGCTCCTGAAGTTCCTAAAGAATCAAGAAGAGATCCTAGAGAGACTTGACCAGCTAAGGTTTGTGGAGAAGATGGAGAAACCAGAACGTGAGAAGAAATATGAAAGAAAGTATGCTTCTACAAGAACCACAAAGAAAGGAGGGCTggaagatgtgtgtgttgtctgcggTGATGGAAGGCACAGTGACAAGATTTTCTTCTGTAGAAAGTTCAAAGGGCTGAAGCTACAAGAGAAGAATGCTGTTGTAAAGAAGCTGggagcatgcagaaaatgtctTGGATGTCATGAAGATGATGGATACTGCAGAGACACTTTCCTATGCAGGAACAAAGACTGTAAGAAGGGAGAGTCCTCAGATCACCATTACTTTATTTGCCCCAATGGAGAATACAAGAGTGGAAACGAGGAGAGAAGTGGGAAAGACGGCAGAGGAAAGAGCAAACTGACAGCCGAACAGGAAGGATTCTTGGCTGAGCTGTCCTCAGTGCAAGAAGAAAGGTGCAGAATGGCATTCACAAACAAAGCTACAGAGGGTGGCATGAAGAACCACCAGTCCCAGCTATTGAAGAAAAGTGGCCTGTGTGAGCTTCCTGTCATTATGATGCTGATGGAGGTAACTGCTAATGCTGGGCAGAAGATTGGAGCTCTTGTTGATCTTGCCTCAGACACGAACTATATCACCCATAAGGCTGCACACAGGCTGAGGCTGCGGAGTGAAGAAGTAACCCTGGTTGTGCATGGTGTAGGCGGAATGACCATCAAGGTGAACACGGAAACATATCTTCTTCGAGTCAGAGTGAAAACCCCCAAAGGAGCGGAGAAGGCTCATGAACTGATCTGTTACGGCCTGGATGAGATTGCCAAGGTGCACAAAGTTGTCAAGCCGGAAAAGTTGCAGAAGTTCTTCCCAGAAGTGAAGCTGGAGGAATTAAGGAGGCCGGAAAAGATTGATCTGCTCATCAGCCATCGCGAGGGGAGACTTGCTCCACAAAGGGTTAAAGTTGTTGGGGACCTCGTCTTGTGGGAGAGTCCATTGGGAATAACAGTGGGCGGAGCACACCCTGACCTGTTCGAGGAGTTAGAGGTGACAGCACATGAGTCCAGAACACACTTCGCTCACTCCATGAGAACTGCTGCAGTCAAGTATGAGGAGATAGTTGGGAGCCCAAGTACTGAAGCAGCCCGTATGCAGCGAAAGGACTGTGCCAAGGAAACGGTTACAGCTGCTGCAAATCACGAGTTCCTGGAGTGGTGGAGATGGGACAGCCTGTGA